From the Sphingobium yanoikuyae genome, the window AATTCTTCTTCTTGGGGAAGATAGCTTGCATCCCGGAGACAAGCGAAGGCTGGGCTTCTATTTTCTGTCGGGCGAAAGCGCGGCTGCGAAAATGCGGCAGGCGGCGCATTTCTACCTTTGGGAAGGCAAGTTCATAGGCGAAGCGATCGTCGTCGGCTGACGACCAGAAGCGGACATGTTCCAACTCCTCCCCAAGCTTGTCTTGGGGAGGTGGCAGGCGCGTAGCGCCTGACGGAGGGGCACGTGCCTATTAACGCTGCGCTATTGGGCCTGTGCCCCTCCACCATTTGCTGCGCAAATGGTCCCCCAGGAATGCCTTGTTTCCACCCCATCGCCCCAGGGCAGGACAATCGGTCCGGCTTGATCCGCTTGGGGCTGCAGCCTACACCCGCGGCATGACTATTGCCTCCTATCCGGCGCTGCGCATGCGCCGTACCCGTGCCACCGCCTGGAGCCGGGCGATGCATGCCGAAAACCGCCTGTCGCCCAGCGATTTCATCTGGCCCCTGTTCGTGACCGAAGGGGACGGCGTCGAGGAGCCGATCGCGGCGCTGCCCGGCGTGTCGCGCTGGTCGGTCGACCTGATGGTGGCGCGGGCGAAGGAAGCGCGCGACGCCGGCATTCCTTGCCTTGCCTTGTTCCCCAATACCCAGGCCGATCGCCGCAGCGACGATGGCGTCGAGGCGCTGAATCCCGATAATCTGATGTGCCGGGCGATCCGCGCGATCAAGGATGCCGTTCCTGACATCGGCGTGCTGACCGACGTGGCGCTCGACCCCTATACCGCCCATGGCCAGGACGGGCTGCTCGACGAAACCGGCTATGTGATCAATGACGCGACGATCGACATGCTGATCGGCCAGTCGCTCAACCAGGCAGCGGCGGGTGCCGACATCATCGCGCCGAGCGACATGATGGACGGTCGGATCGGCGCGATCCGCGAGGCGCTGGAGGAAACCGGCCACGCCAATGTGCAGATCATGGCCTATGCCGCCAAATATGCCAGCGCCTTCTATGGCCCGTTCCGCGACGCGGTGGGATCGCGCGGGCTGCTGAAGGGCGACAAGAAAAATTACCAGATGGACCCGGCCAATGGCGAGGAGGCGCTGCGCGAGGTGGCGCTCGACCTGGCCGAGGGCGCGGACAGCGTCATGGTGAAGCCCGGCCTGCCCTATCTGGATATCGTCGCGCGCGTGCGGGATCGTTTCTCCGTCCCGGTCTTCGCCTATCAGGTGTCGGGCGAATATGCGATGATCGAACATGGCGCCGCCGCCGGGTCGGGGGACCGCGATGCGCTGATCCTGGAAACGCTGATGGCGTTCAAGCGGGCGGGCTGTTCGGGCGTGCTGACCTATCATGCGCTGCACGCGGCGCGGCTGCTGAACGGCTGAGGCGCAGATGACCGATCATCCCGCCGACCATCCTGATGTTTCGATCATCCCGCTGAACGGCAAGGTGCCGCTGATCCATCCCAGTGCCTTCATCGCGCCGGGATGCCGGATCATCGGCGATGTCGAGATCGGCGCGGATGCCAGCATCTGGTATAATTGCGTGATCCGGGGCGATGTGAACCATATCCGCATCGGCGCGCGCACCAACATCCAGGACGGAACGGTCGTCCATTGCGACAGCCCCGGCGACGGCCGGCCGGGCTATCCGGCAGAGGGCTATCCCACCATCATCGGCGAGGATGTGCTGATCGGCCATATGGCGATGGTCCATGGCTGCGTGCTGGAGGACCGCGCGTTCGTGGGGCTGGGCGCGATCGTGATGAGCGGCTGCACGGTGGAGAGCGACGCGATGCTGGCGGCCGGCGCGCTGCTCTCGCCCGGCAAGACGGTACTGCACCGGCAGCTCTGGGCCGGGCGCCCGGCCAAATATATGCGCGACCTGACCGACGAGGCGATCATCACCATGCGCGAGGGCGTCGACCATTATGTCCATAATGGCAAGGCGCATAAGGGCGCGGTGCGCCAGATGGGGTGAGGCGCGGCCTATTTTGGTTGCCGGCGGACAATGATCACCCGACCAATTGTCCGACATTATTTTGCGAAAATTGCGTGAATTAGCAATTAATCAAGTTTTTGCGCGGAATGGCAGTCCCGACATTTCATTCGGGATTGTCCATGAAATTCCGCAATTTATTTCTGAGCCATGACGGTAGTGTCAGTGTCGTCGCTGCCCTGTCGCTGATCGGCGTCATCGGCATGGCGGGGCTCGCTGTCGATCTCAACCGCGGCTATGAGCGGCGGATCGCGACGCAGCGCGTTGCCGACATGGCGGCGCTGGCCGCAGCCGTCGCCTACAAGGCGGACGGATCGCAGGCGATATTGCGGCCCACCGCAGTCGACCTGGTCACCGCCCATGGCATCACCGATGCGACGATCGACGTGGCGCTGCTGGCCGACACGCCCGAAGCCGGCGCCAAGGCGGTGCGCGTGGAACTGACGACGCCGCTGTCGCTCAGCCTCAGCCGCATATTGGGCGCTGCGGCGACCATGCCCGTAAAGGTCAGCGCGATGGCGCGCTTGGCCGGCAGCGCGTCGGCCACGCCCTGCATCCTCGGCCTCGCCTCGTCTGGCAATGCGGTCGAGACGCAGGGCGGCGCGACGATCAACGCGACCGACTGTTCGGTGGTCGGCGCCGGATCGGTCAACAATGGCGGATCGGGCATCACGGCCAAGGAAATCGTCTCGGGGGCGGCCGACATCATCAACAATTACGGCACATTGTCGGCCGATCTGCTCCGCTATGCGGGCAGCTTTTCCAATCCCAGCTGGAACGGCAATGTCCCGGCGGCGGACAAGCGGATCAACCAGTCGACCGCGATCAGCGACCCGCTCGCCAATTCGATGGACCTCGCCACCGCGCGGCAATTGCTCGGCACCTTCCGCACGCCACGGACCATCGCCAATCCGGTGACGCCGGCCTGCGCCGACATATGGACTTTCGGCAATTCGCCCTCGGCCGGTGCGGCCCCCTTCCGTCAGGGCAACAGCGCCAAATTCACCGTTCCCGCCGGCAATTACTGCCTGTCGCGGATCACGATCGACGGTGGCATCACCGTCACCTTCCAGTCCGGCTCCACCGTCACCGTCGCCAATGGCGTGTCGGTTGGCGGCGGTTCGACTGTCAATTTCGGTGACAATGTCTGGCGGATCAATGGCGGCTTCAACAGTGGATCGAGCGGCGTCACCTTCGGCAATGGCGAAGTGTCGATCGGCGCCGGCACGGTCAGCTTTGCGGGCACCAACCGGATCGGCACCGGCCCTGTCTCGATCGCCGCCAACATCACGCTGTCGGGCGGCACGTCCCTGGCGGTGGGCGCGGGCAGTCACGGCTTCAAGGGGATCAGCGTCGGCGGCGGCAGCTGGATGACGCTGGGCGATGGCGATCTGGACGTTACCGGCCAGATCAGGATCGATGGGGATTCCACCCTGATCGCGGGCACCGGCAACTACACTCTGGCCAATGCCGGCGGCGACGCGATCACGCTGAGCGGCAGCGGCCGTTTCTTCATGGGCGACGGGCTGTTCAGCGCCAATGGCAATATCGTGACCGCCGGCGGCAGCCGCCTGGTCTTCGGCAAGACCGCCAATCACCTGATCAACGGCAATCTGTCGATCGCCGGATCGGTGCTGTTCGGCGCCGGGCGCTACACGGTGAGCGGCGGCCTGACCAACGGCACCGGCGGCACCACCTGGCCCTATACCTCGCCGATCACCAACCAGAGCTGGGGCCAGACGCTGGAGGGCGTGTCGGTATCCGGCTATGACATGGCCGGCGTCAATGTCAGCTTCATCCTGGGCGGCACCATCAACCTGGCCGGTGGCGCCAAGACCAAGCTGATCGCTCCGACCAGCACCGTCGAAGGCGCCGGCATCGCCGACATATTGGTCGACAGCCTGACATCGCAGGCGACCAACTGGGGCGCAGGGTCGCAGAATGTCTTTTCCGGCGTCGTCCATCTGCCCAATTCGGCCGTGACCATGTCGGGCGGCAACAACAGCCTGTCAGCGGGCCAATGCTTCACCCTGATCGCCTATCGCGTGACGGCAAGCGGCGGCGCCAATGCCGGCACCGCCTGCAAGTCGATCAGCGATCTGGTCGGCGGCAGCGGCGGCGATGTGGAGCTGGTGGCATGATCGGCGGCTGGCGAACGCTGCGCCGCTCGGAACGGGGCGTCGCCACCGTCGAGTTCGCGCTGTGGCTGACCCTGTTCTTCACGATCAGCCTGGTCGCGATCGACATCGCCCAGTTCACCATCCAGCGCGGGCGGCTGGCCGAAGCGGTCAGCGGTGCATCGCTGTCGGCCTTCAAGACACGCGATGCGGTGCAGTTCCAGTCCATTCCCGCCTATGTTCAGGCGATGGCGGCGGCGCCGGGGCAAAGCCCGATCGAGGTCACCGTCGGCTGCAATGGCGGGACGGGCAATTGCACGAACAGTTCCCGCGTCTGCGCCTGTCTCAGCCAGACGGGCAGCTTCATTCCGACCAACAGTTGCGGCCAGAGCTGTGGCAGCGGCGCAAGCGCGAACAGCCGGTCGGGCTATTATCTCGACATCGTCGCGAGCTACAAGTTCAACCCGCAATTCGTCCCGGCCTCGCTCGCGGAAAAGGCGGTCATCACCCAGAAGACGACGGTGCGCCTGCAATGACCCGATCGCTGAACCCTATCCGATCGAACCAGATGGGCGCGGTCGCGATCGAATTTGCGCTGCTGGCGCCGGTCTTCTTCGCCTGCCTGTTCGGCGTGATCGAACTGGGGCGGCTGGCCTGGACCAAGCAGGCGCTGCGCGAGGCCGCCTACAGCACGGCACGTTGCCATATGGTCAATGACAGCGCATGCGGCACCACGCAGCAGCAGATCAGCTATGCCGTGGCGCGGGCCAAGGCGAATGGGATCGTCATTGCCGCGGCGAATGTCAGCATACAGGATAATGTGGCGTGTCGCGGTGCCGGTCAGGCCAGCATGGTCGAGATCAACAAGCCATTCAGCTCGCCGATCAGCCAGCTCGTGCCGCTGCCGACGACGGTGTCGGCGAAATCCTGCCTGCCGGGTCTGGCGGGCTGACAGATGGGCTAATGCCCGCCGCTCCGGTCAGGGCTGGGGCAGGCGGTTCTTCAGCGCGTCGATGCGGTCATTCTGGCTGTCGACCATCGACAGGACGCTGGCGCGTGCCGCGTCGATATCCGCGACGCCGCCCTTTTCCGATCCATCGGCGACCGCGTTGGAGCGTTCGATGAACAGGGTGTCGAGGCTGGCGAGGGCGGAGACGCTGTCGTTGCGGGCGGATTCGGCGGCGCTGATCGCGACCTGCGCCGCGACCCAGGCGTCGCTCGATACCGATGCCCGACCGGCGCTGTTTACGGCGCGGTCGGCGCTGGCATAGGCCTTGTCGAAATTGGCGCCGCCGCTCTGCGCCTGGCTGGTGAGCTGGCTGATCTGGGCCTTGAGCTTGTCGTCGGCCGGCACGGGAAGCGGGGCGGCAGTCGCCTCGGCCATCGGCGCGCTTTCGACCGGGCGCTTGGCAAGCGAGGGATAGCCTTCATGCGCGCCAGCGCAGCCCGACAGGATCAGGGCGATGGTGGGAAGGAAGCGGCGCGTGATCATGATCTGCATCTAGGGCGGGACCGGAAGGCGTGCAATGGGGGTTTGTCCGGTCCCGCGCGATAGATTTAGCGCGGCAGGGCGGCGGCTTCGCGCGCCAGTGCCTCGATCACTGCGGGATCGATCGGCCCCTTGGGCACGACCCAGCTGCCGCCGACGCATTTGATGAAGGGCTGAGCCAGCCATTCGGGCGCGCTCTGGGCGGTGATGCCGCCGGTCGGGCAGAAGCGGGCGGTGTGCAGCGGCGCGGCCAGCGCCTTGAGCGCCGGAAGACCACCCGAGGTTTCCGCCGGGAAGAATTTGAAGTGGGACAGGCCCATGTCCATGCCGCGCATGATGTCACCGGCGGTAGCGGTGCCGGGCAGGAACGGGATGTTGGCGGCGATCGCGGCCTTGCCCAGCGGTTCGGTGAGGCCGGGGCTGACGATGAAGCGGGCGCCCGCTTCCATCGCGGCGTCGAGCTGGGCCGGGTTCAGCACCGTGCCGGCGCCGACGACCGCGCCCTCGACCTTGGCCATCTCGCGGATGACG encodes:
- the hemB gene encoding porphobilinogen synthase, with translation MTIASYPALRMRRTRATAWSRAMHAENRLSPSDFIWPLFVTEGDGVEEPIAALPGVSRWSVDLMVARAKEARDAGIPCLALFPNTQADRRSDDGVEALNPDNLMCRAIRAIKDAVPDIGVLTDVALDPYTAHGQDGLLDETGYVINDATIDMLIGQSLNQAAAGADIIAPSDMMDGRIGAIREALEETGHANVQIMAYAAKYASAFYGPFRDAVGSRGLLKGDKKNYQMDPANGEEALREVALDLAEGADSVMVKPGLPYLDIVARVRDRFSVPVFAYQVSGEYAMIEHGAAAGSGDRDALILETLMAFKRAGCSGVLTYHALHAARLLNG
- a CDS encoding gamma carbonic anhydrase family protein: MTDHPADHPDVSIIPLNGKVPLIHPSAFIAPGCRIIGDVEIGADASIWYNCVIRGDVNHIRIGARTNIQDGTVVHCDSPGDGRPGYPAEGYPTIIGEDVLIGHMAMVHGCVLEDRAFVGLGAIVMSGCTVESDAMLAAGALLSPGKTVLHRQLWAGRPAKYMRDLTDEAIITMREGVDHYVHNGKAHKGAVRQMG
- a CDS encoding pilus assembly protein TadG-related protein, translated to MKFRNLFLSHDGSVSVVAALSLIGVIGMAGLAVDLNRGYERRIATQRVADMAALAAAVAYKADGSQAILRPTAVDLVTAHGITDATIDVALLADTPEAGAKAVRVELTTPLSLSLSRILGAAATMPVKVSAMARLAGSASATPCILGLASSGNAVETQGGATINATDCSVVGAGSVNNGGSGITAKEIVSGAADIINNYGTLSADLLRYAGSFSNPSWNGNVPAADKRINQSTAISDPLANSMDLATARQLLGTFRTPRTIANPVTPACADIWTFGNSPSAGAAPFRQGNSAKFTVPAGNYCLSRITIDGGITVTFQSGSTVTVANGVSVGGGSTVNFGDNVWRINGGFNSGSSGVTFGNGEVSIGAGTVSFAGTNRIGTGPVSIAANITLSGGTSLAVGAGSHGFKGISVGGGSWMTLGDGDLDVTGQIRIDGDSTLIAGTGNYTLANAGGDAITLSGSGRFFMGDGLFSANGNIVTAGGSRLVFGKTANHLINGNLSIAGSVLFGAGRYTVSGGLTNGTGGTTWPYTSPITNQSWGQTLEGVSVSGYDMAGVNVSFILGGTINLAGGAKTKLIAPTSTVEGAGIADILVDSLTSQATNWGAGSQNVFSGVVHLPNSAVTMSGGNNSLSAGQCFTLIAYRVTASGGANAGTACKSISDLVGGSGGDVELVA
- a CDS encoding TadE/TadG family type IV pilus assembly protein; the protein is MIGGWRTLRRSERGVATVEFALWLTLFFTISLVAIDIAQFTIQRGRLAEAVSGASLSAFKTRDAVQFQSIPAYVQAMAAAPGQSPIEVTVGCNGGTGNCTNSSRVCACLSQTGSFIPTNSCGQSCGSGASANSRSGYYLDIVASYKFNPQFVPASLAEKAVITQKTTVRLQ
- a CDS encoding TadE/TadG family type IV pilus assembly protein; the protein is MTRSLNPIRSNQMGAVAIEFALLAPVFFACLFGVIELGRLAWTKQALREAAYSTARCHMVNDSACGTTQQQISYAVARAKANGIVIAAANVSIQDNVACRGAGQASMVEINKPFSSPISQLVPLPTTVSAKSCLPGLAG
- the eda gene encoding bifunctional 4-hydroxy-2-oxoglutarate aldolase/2-dehydro-3-deoxy-phosphogluconate aldolase, giving the protein MSLTVEQVMELAPVIPVLVVDRVEDALPIAQALVKGGLPALEVTLRTPAALDVIREMAKVEGAVVGAGTVLNPAQLDAAMEAGARFIVSPGLTEPLGKAAIAANIPFLPGTATAGDIMRGMDMGLSHFKFFPAETSGGLPALKALAAPLHTARFCPTGGITAQSAPEWLAQPFIKCVGGSWVVPKGPIDPAVIEALAREAAALPR